The genomic region TTGGCCTTCGGTGCGTCCGGGTCGTGGTAGTGCTCGATCAGATGTCCGGCCAATCCGCTTTCATGATCTCCGGCATACCTGCGCGACGCTGCTGCTGGCTGCAGGCGTGTCCCCGAGAGTCGTCATGGACATCCTCGGCCACTCACAGATCGCGGTGACCATGAACATCTACGGGCATGTCATGCCAGCCATGCAGCAAGAGGCGGCAGGACACATGGACGCGGCACTCACTGAGCCTGAGACGGGTGATGACGCTGACGAGTGACCTCGTTGCTGTCGCCGTTGCTGTCACTCGCGCCGGAACGACATCTGGGCACCCACTCGTAAG from Micromonospora sp. WMMD812 harbors:
- a CDS encoding integrase, yielding MDILGHSQIAVTMNIYGHVMPAMQQEAAGHMDAALTEPETGDDADE